GTAAAACTGATTAAGGGTTGAGCAAAAATCGCTAATAAACTGACAGCGAGTAATTCAATTGCTTGAAAAGTGTTTCTATAGCTTTCAAACGCAATGCTCAAAATTAAAAGAATTAAATAAGGTAATGCAATGAGGTGTAAAAAATTCACAACAAGCAATCCATCGTCCTGATTTAAGATTAATGTAAATAAATTGACCATCACGTCATAGTGGAGAAGTGTTGGTAAGACAATGACAGTGCCACCATACAAAAGCTTAGTTATTCTCGGAGCAGTATTTTCTAAATCTCTTGAGAAATGGAAGACTGAAAGGCACAAAAATGATACTATAAATAGTAGGGGAGAGAGCACCCAAAAAATGATCATCGCCAAACCTAACAGGCCATACAGTAAGACAAAGTAGGACCAGGATTGCCAGGTGTTTACAGATAGTAATTTCTTGGCGAAAATAGGATCCAAGGCACCATGAGGTACTCCTAGAAAAAGAATAACGATTGCTGGGATCATTAAATAAGTGAGGTTGTCAGTGGGTTGCCAAAAAATACTTATAGTGACAACTATTAGCGCCAGTATGCTAAAGCAGATACCTTGGGCTTTAATCTGATT
This Pseudomonadota bacterium DNA region includes the following protein-coding sequences:
- a CDS encoding Brp/Blh family beta-carotene 15,15'-dioxygenase, translating into MNQIKAQGICFSILALIVVTISIFWQPTDNLTYLMIPAIVILFLGVPHGALDPIFAKKLLSVNTWQSWSYFVLLYGLLGLAMIIFWVLSPLLFIVSFLCLSVFHFSRDLENTAPRITKLLYGGTVIVLPTLLHYDVMVNLFTLILNQDDGLLVVNFLHLIALPYLILLILSIAFESYRNTFQAIELLAVSLLAIFAQPLISFTLFFCGMHSIRHILRTQSYSKLSWKKILFTSLLPMLGVVLIFLLSWIYLPDSLNYTRILQLTFVGLACLTVPHMLLVDRVIHPNH